The Dreissena polymorpha isolate Duluth1 chromosome 2, UMN_Dpol_1.0, whole genome shotgun sequence nucleotide sequence ggtggttagtctaaaattcaggtcgatacgccttagctactaggagcccaatacctgcttactacgcgtatccgcgctaaaaagaaatgtataatttatgcaaaaggtttgagttctccaattatattcattcacaaatggaatcatgatattaatatcgtgttaaatgcaatagtttcgaacggtgcttttatagaaaagaatcgataaacaatgatcgtattgtacgtgtcgcggaggagattgtttatgaatgaataaaatagtcccctttctgcagcgtcttcatgacgtggtatttttgctcagtccattcataatatgaggctattaatagatgcgcctgtcgataaacaaaggaaagtccacgagCGATAACAActggctattaatagattcgcgaaaaagttaacgcttatttaaattcccaatttataaaacgttgaaaataagttcaacaataacttcagcgatacgatagacaaaaacaaaaaaatgtttcataatcgctaaacccaaatataacaaacaatttataataataatacgaatgacctgtttcttaacctcgttcatgctactacagcgggtatttctggaaaaccttctttggttctcaacagatagtggcgatcttttgtatttacaggTGCacgcaacgcaatagtagaaggttagtagaaggctTAGCTTGTTTAtgttcacagttctcaatacatataCAGTTGGATATGAGATCATCTATTACTACAGGCacactataggcaacctcgaaaatgctttataatcgctaaaaccgaaaacaactaaatatattatattaaataaatttataacaatcaatatcttttaaaaatgtagtcggcgtatacgctgactttgaaataaagtttgaaatctacttttctaaataaataaatacaattaaacaaaagttaaactattgtgttgtgtttttcacttgtaagttgcatattcgccgcatgaaatgtgtgttagcattgtcaaaccacacattagtgtgagtaaataaaaatatactacgggagagcacttcatatgtgtcctcatatgccttgttatgagtatctttcttcactatcgaaatatatcgtatgttgatattatatttaaacgcagttttctttcgacacatttaaatcacacgtcaattgcgccgtcatgcgaaaatggttctaATGCGTTTCGGCAaacgtttgttaaacccaacatgtgcttttgcgcagtcaggccataggcgatgctgttcgctataaaatcgctcaatatattatgtttctccttaccagaaggagagaaagctgagtgggctatttatatgatgggcgtaAATGGAAtcagacccattttcgcatgacgagggtcattacaaatctcattgcgaattgaaaatgccacatttaagaacaatgctttttgatacaaaattgaattcaaaatagcaaacttgttaataatggcagcctatccacacattaaggaatgatttccagacgtgctgaccaagtacggcaaacattgtggtatgataattaaacgatttttctcttatcgtgacactacactatttcgctaatgattgttttctcatcttggaggcgaaagtgaaattctggaagatggattgtaacgcgtaattgtaacagggccacaatttgtgtcgtttgagcatacagagagtagtccggaattccttacactgaacagtgctacatcctttgaattgagcacatacgcagtgatgtagcaaaaattcagaggttgtatctcgaatcagcttattaaatattcgaaaatattcatgcgtgtctgttggcgttatgtaaaagtcactaagatgaaaactgagtaagacagctatgcctaaaagcgcataagtgctctatacctatgtttatgtcagcgttgttgacaccgtgtgaactgctcgggtaacaaataaagcataaacagcaatgtttatatacttttattcctccatatacaagatacgtagattattgtatattttgaatttgtatatggtgtcaaaaatgaaaagttttgtacacggaactttcattatgaatgtatattcttggtgagatagttatttgatattagaaaaaatattcctttaattaaatatgatggtgaatgcaaattttctttatattaagttctcattaccattttcatcatactgtCTATGCTTTCaaaacgtccaaaaagcatgttgtttttattttgtctaagttatttctatgaaataataaggatgataaaaagtgcacacaaaactcgacccgtgcgctatgacacacactttataaagttgaatggcgtgtgttcatttcaaacttgcgattgattttgaaaaatgaattgcgtgctaagtaatgcaatagcgaacatcttcagtgccttcagctaTTTGATTTAATTACATGATAACGAGTCAACGTGAGTACAAAGAATATCATATGATTATTCTAAAGcgttacttaacccatttatgcctagcgtctagaaaaaaaggcattggcgaacagcgtagacccagataagacgcgcATGATGCTTAATTAATGGGTTAATTATATGCAAAGCACAGTTGATTGATACTAGTGCATCTGTGAACAACATTGCAGCTTATATTGGGTgtgataaatgtaaaacaaatgtaATGCCCGttcataaaattaacatttgcatcgcagttttaaaatattttctatcAAAAGACACAATCAATatgtttattaacccatttaagcctagtggagtccaccgtccttctaaattggatcaatttatatccaaacttagggatgtctagtatatttattcctttatttagaatatttcttacataaagtcctttaagcaaacagcgcagaccctgatgagccgccgcatcatgcggcgtctcatctgggtctacgctgtttgcaaaggccttttttctagacgccaggtataaatgggttaagagatGTATCTTGTTATATTGATATATCAGTTTTACACTATCAATGTATGTGCTTACTCAGTTAAATCAGTGGACCATTGAAAAAATCAGACCCTTTTTATATCGTAATCACTGCTTAAAATATGAAACGGAGGTCAATGACCTCAAAGTTAAAAACGTAATGTAATAAAGTGACGCTTATGTAGCATGCAGTACAATGACTTCAGAATATCAGTCTATCCGTATCAATAACGTAATATGAAAAACGATACACCACTTTGGAAATTGGTTCATTCGACTGTGAACACCACCTGAGCATTAAGTGTTTTGACGTCAGAATATAAATCAGTAACTTTTTTGGACTGTGAAATTGTAAGTAAAGAAATACTTCGGTGCACAATCAGCACGCAAAACCAATGATATTTAAATATCGAGAATGTATTGCCGTTAAGAGTTATTGGTATTTACCCTTCAATCGTTCACACGCACAAACGCAACCACAGGTCACCCACGGACAGATATTTATCTTCATATGACAAATGTTTTGGAagaacaaaaaaaagcaaaacattaGGTATGACATCGAGCCAAATCTCAGCCAAAAGTTAATGAACCAATCGGTGACGCAAAGGATACACTCCAGTTGCTCAATATCGAGTTTCATCAAAGACATAGTGTATATAAGACAGCTCTAGCGCAACGAGTTGTTATAGTTGTATGTATTTATCAACACGGGGATTGTAATATTAAGTATTATGATCGCTTACGCAATAATATGTAAGTAGAATAATATTTTACTTCACATTATGGTTTGCTTGTAAATTTTATTTGTGGTATATTGATTTAGtaaaaaatatgaacaacttACTATTTATCCTAGATACATGATCAACGatctatataaatatttaaacacgtAAATTTGatagtatgttttatattgtacaGATCGGTTACATAATTATTGAAGTTAACTCGCCAATAAAAAAACACTATCAGACACTTCTTTTTGAACTAGTCTCATTAAATTctacaatatttaaaatgatgtAAAATGCATTTACTCATAAACGTTTCCTTACTATACGTTTAATCCTCAAACAATTGATTCttttatacattttaacatttaatagcTGTTGTAAAACTGTAAATTAAGGACAGGACTGCCCGTTGTCGGAACTAAATATACCGGTATCATTACAATGTCGTTATTTATCATGGTAAAATATTAATGGCACGACGTACCGGTAATAAGCTACCCACACGTTATGTCAGAACCTACCGGAAATAGCTCCACTTCGCAAAGATACAAATCGTTTTTTAACAGAGATTGTTTTTGGTAAATTCGTTACTATGTAATAACAAGTTTAATCATTCGCTTATCGTTTCCACGGATTGCGTATGTGTTAGACACCAGTTACGTACGAAATAAACTCCTTCTAAGTTATCTTCTCTTTACTATAGTTGACATACGGTACTTTGAAACCGCAAGACTAAATGTgcagtgttctgagaaaactgggcaaagtgcatgtgcgtaaagtttcgttccagattagcttgtgcagtccgcacaggctaatcagggacgacactttccgcctaaactggatttatgcaaagaagagactttctgtaaatgaaaaatatcataaaaacggaaagtgtcgtccctgattagcacatgcagactgcacaggctgatctgggataacactttacgcactttcatttaacccccttttcacagaacacggcccaaaTGCATTCTTTGAAAACACTGCGGTGTTCTTACTTCTGGAGCGTGTTTCCATGTATGAAGACAAATCAAGCGGCTGTGAATCGATTTACTTTTGAAAGTAGACTGCAGCGTCTTTGGTCCCCGCGggattgttaaaaataattgcatatatacatgtCCAAGTGAGAGTATGTATGTCTTTCCACCCGTCCGTCTCTCCGTATGTTCGATAGCACGTTCCTCAAAATACTTACGTTTTTGTGATTGTGTTTTATGTGCTACAACTGATTGCTGTGTCATTTTCTGACTTAGCTTACTCGATTGCTATATACAATCAGTTTCAACTAGAAAGAAATAATTGGCAAATCAGACAATTGTTAGCCGTAACATACTTTATATACCTGTTAAACGAAAACATTCAGACCACGAATCAATCATTAAAATGCCGCATTTATGTTGTATACGTGATCTAGATGTTATTAAATACGTTGTTTTAAACTATGtgtgataaaataatgtttatgaaaTAGATCAGACGAatcttctttttttattgaaatacttACTTTATACCAAGACatgaaaactaaaatatataatttgtgaaATTTAATTGTGTTCAAGAAAATAGATAAATTTAATGTTCGTTTCCAAAATTTATATGACCCAACTCAATCGACCAGATGGACAGTGTTTTCATTTCCCTTGTAAACAGACCAAATtggttacatttttttaattctttacgAACATTTATGTGTGTTTCCGCTTTCAGTTCTATGCGCATGCGCTACACATGTGGAATCGGAGAACAGTTGTGCATCGACTGTCAGTACAAATGATCCGATTCCTTACCCGAAATATCCTCTGACTCTCACAGATCTTACTGACACGGTATGTAGTACATTATGGCTTTCACAGATCTTACTGACACGGTATGTagtgggaggcggaaaacgacacgggcgaggcatggtatggtattacgCAAGGGGGgcggggttagagggttagggttagggctagtgttaggggtcgggttagggtttgggttagcctgaacccaacccttaccctaacccgacccctaaccctaaaccttaccctaaccctttttgggggttatcacccctgaccatgcctcgcccgttgtagttttccgcctcccggtATGTAGTACTAGGTACACTGACTTTGAAAGTACAACAGTGGATTGTTACATGTATacctatttgttaaaaaaaaacactgacagtAAATCTAAAATATTAACGGGAAATGAATGGTCAAATATACTCTGTTAATTGCATACACGTTACATTTGTTAAAGAAAACACTATGttattatacaattgtattataCAAACTTTAAATAAGATGATATAAATGATGTAGGGCAACAaccatttttacattttaatcaattattaacaATTTGTTAATGTGTTATGTACACTTTATAGCGAAGAAACCGAAGATACCAGACTATACaaaatgtaatacatattcgTTCCCTCTCAGATAATTGGGGGCTCGAACACTTCAAGAAAATACTACGAACTGTATGCCTTCGTCACGGGACCACCTAGAATAGTACTAAACAAAGTGGCGATACAGTGGTTCACAAATAGTACCGGATATTTCAATAACTTCGCTGGGTGGTAAGAATTCAGCtttattttccagaaaaaaaCCCACTCAATATGGCTTTatgttatttgaatttatttcaataaagtcgGAACTATATTTAAAGCTCGGTACTATCTTGATTTTCCATAAACAAGCTACTGACAAGCGCGAACGAGATATGCATGTTAAACTTGTTTCGTCTACGTTGTTtcttatttcataaaattaatatattgtacTCCCGAGTAAGCATCTTGTTGTCTCGTGTATATATCCCGTTCATTGATGATCCCAGCATATAGTTCGATCGAGTCTATATCTCGTTCCTTTGATGATCCCAGTACATAGTTTCATTGAGTGTATATCCCGTTCTTTGATGATCCCAGTACATAGTTTCATTGAGTGTATATCTCGTTCCTTTGATGATCCCAGTACATAGTTCCATTGAGTCTATATCTCGTTCCTTTAATGATCCCATTACATAGTTCCATTGAGTCTATATCTCGTTCCTTTAATGATCCCATTACATAGTTCCATTGAGTCTATATCTCGTTCCTTTGATGATCCCATTACATAGTTTCATTGAGTCTATATCTCGTTCTCTAGGGTCAGTTTCTGGTTCCGTTCAGCTACAATCTTGTTGCCGTTCAATGTAACaaagagaaatatgttaatatcAGCCGTATATGCCACTGATAGCTCAAACCCTTTCAGCGCATCCATGCAGTCTTGTCCGGAGCTACCAtgtctgcttatgagaccacgaaaccttgcgtaactttatagcggacagtatAGCTACTTATCAGACTGCGAGGATGCAATGTCTGGTCTGGGGCTACCCATGCCGCATATTGTACAAGACCTATGTCTGCATGACGTATGTCATATGTAGATGAAAGTTATGTAACCTGTtcgttaaatatttgtttacaggCTTCAAGATGCAACGTCAGGTTTCGGTTTCTGTGTACCCGGTGATCTTCAACTGTTTCCGGCGCTCGAATCCAAACAAGTGCAGTTCGAGTTCGATACTCTTTTTCCGACACCAGGTATACTCTAGGgatatataaacttatttttctTTGCTAATCATGCattcataaatacattgaaaatagACACCCAGCCCGTTATGTCTGGCAGATGTTGTTTTGAGATTGTTATGGTAACATTTTACCTGATGGGTTGAACGAACTTAGCACTGAGTTATTAAGCGGGCCATTTAGCACAGTTATTGTTTCCACAAAATAATTGTATACTGTGGTGGCAACGGAGTGCAGCTCGCAAGTGGGTATTGATAttatttgcaaaagtaaagcgcaCCTATCGTTAAGCCCTGATGATAAACTTTACTTTTTACCCGAGCATCAAAGATGTTGATAAAACAAGAATAATGTGCACTTTGTAAATAGAAATATAGCTAGTTACGCCACTATAGTATTAATTAGCCTCGTGAATACAGACTTCAATTACTAATTCAACGATTCGATTATTGTTCTCGCACGACCGAATCCACTATcataaatacattataaatatgtttagaCAGTTATAACTGAACATGTAATTGATTTAATACCATGCAAAAATGAAATACCTGTTTAAAATACAGGTTTTATCAACCTACTTCTAACAACTTACATGTTAAAGATCGTTCCGCAATATTTGTACGCGGTTTGAATCaccaaatgtgttcaatttgtcgTTCTAATGCGGTAACACCGCAATATATCAGTCGTTCTATTGGTAACTGTATCGTAgtgttgttaacccatttatgcatagcggctagaaaaaaggccttggcaaacagcgtagacccagatgagacgccgcatgatgcggtaaTTTCGacttaaaattaacaatattttgttgGCCTGAGTTCGAATACCCTCCAACATTCGTTTTCGGCGTTGTGTACAcgtttcttaacccatttatgcctagtggactctcccatccttctaaattggatcaatttattaccaaaattagggatgtctagtatatttatttctatatttagaatatttcttacagaaattcctctaagcaaacaAAGTAGaccctgatgcggcgtctcatctgggtttacgctgtttgccaaggccttttttctagacgctaggcataaatcggCTAAAGATTTCCTcaacatgttattaaaacaatttcTACATGCGTAAAAGAATTAATATgcatcgttttgaaaaatgtatttatgGAAAAGTAGGTAGATCGAtctctattatatatatatatatatatgtgcatgtgcagttcgcagaggtttatcagggacgacaatttccgcttttatggaattattcTCAACGTAAATCCAGCTTAGTCGGAAAGCGTCGTCACGGTATAGGGTAATTTGAAACGAcactttaacgcacatgcattaagcccggttttcccagagcgggaGCTCTCATGGTAACCATTCGTGCCTTGGGTTTCTGTGTTCGACTGTAAATAAAAGGAAGTTTTGTGATAATAACGACTGACACAGATGTGGGTCCAATCTTTTTGTAAGTGAAGtcattaaaattaatatgttCTTCTGTTTTCAGAGCGCTATATTGGCACCATATTTTCTTCATGTCCAAAACGTTACCATATAAACTGGTATTGTCCACGGACAAAGTTGGTTGAAGTGGGATCGCATTTGGTCTGTCTGTAAGTACGCGTATTTCAACATTGCGAACCAGGTCattgaaataatcaaatattcgtttaaaaaaagttccaggcaaaatatattttgttcctCAAAGTTTTCTTTCgatttaaaatcaacaataattgAAAGGGGCTCTTTCCCTTAAATGTACACACGTATTAAGACACTGCATAGTCCCATGTGTGAGTATTTTATCTAGCagcaataatatataaatataataatggtgTTTCACGcatttaaataaaagcaaatcATCGGAATGGTATTGGTGTATTTTGTAAACCACATTTaggttttaaattattatttagatACGAGTCGCTGATTATCGGGAAATAACGAACGATCTATAGTTCTAATTCGTAAGATAAAACCACGAAGGCGTCTTGTCGAAGTTTAAAGCAACGCATCCGAACgcaaaaatgctcattttcaaaacacaacaaaatgcgAAACAAATATCACGATCCAACACTATCTAAGAAATATCTTTGCACAAGTTGTAATTCAGAGCTCCTTGTAAAGTGGGGTTTTCCGCCAATTTACACGATGTCCAAAACAATTACAAAATCCATGGGATCATCTATTATCATTCAACTGAATAGTACTGCAGTTAACTCTGCGTCAAAATGCGAGTGTGCATGTGACACAAGAGCGTACAacatgaagaaattatttcaacCTACGGATTAGTAGAGTTCCAAATACGGCCTTTTATATTGGGCAATATGTTTTTCTACGATATGATTAGGATCGGGCCTTCTTTTATGCATAAAATGCCTCAGCTATGTTCTGATGAGCGAATATCATGTTAGATTTGTTATTTTACAATACTGTATCGCACTCATCATTTCAGAGCGGACATTCGCATGAACATTTACAGCGCCTATGGTATGAATGGGTTGCCATGGGACCTGGTTGTGGCTGACCTCTGCAAGAACAAGATGCCATGGATTGATGACCCGCGATGGGTGTTTACCCATGACGCCCCACAACGTAAGTGAACGTGTATAAGCCTTTGGTATGTTAAGTAGTGTAAAGCCTACATTGTATAATGGTCAACCGTAAAAGATCCTACTGTATTTGTTATCTTTTTTCTCAGCTAAAAACTCGATTTTTGTTGAGCCTCAATGTTTCTGCAGCAGCTGTGTTCTGTTATACtcaagagtgtttttttttcggtGGGGTTGGGGCAAATGTAAAAATTTTAAAATATGCCTTTACGCGAGATATGTGTAAATCCTGGCTTAATATCCCTTGCatatatcaataaattaatatatacaaaTGACTGAAAGTTATATTACTCCTTAGTCAAAACACAATTAAGATATGCATAACAGTTTCAAAGTAAAACAACTACCCGGTACTAATTTAAACAATTGCGTAAAAATAACTATTATAAATGCTTGCATTTTGTATATTCTAATAAGCAGCTCTAATTGTACATACTATTTTACAGAATGCACGTGGCCCGCTAACAAACGCTGAGTCCACCATAGACAGAACTGATGCAACATTGGGCACATCGGTTCAAGTAATAATGCAGATCTTTGTCGTATATTACATACAAGTAGGCCGATTTTAAATGACAACCACATCTTTACCAAGTTAACATTGACAGTTGCAGAATCGCCTTATCTAAGAATATCATCTTTGCCCAAAAGGAATTGTGTTTAAACTCGTTTTGTAGAAAATTTGCACTAATGTCTTTATTAGGACATACATTCTTTTATGATTAAATATTCTG carries:
- the LOC127869942 gene encoding uncharacterized protein LOC127869942 — its product is MARRTDQIGYIFLILYEHLCVFPLSVLCACATHVESENSCASTVSTNDPIPYPKYPLTLTDLTDTIIGGSNTSRKYYELYAFVTGPPRIVLNKVAIQWFTNSTGYFNNFAGWLQDATSGFGFCVPGDLQLFPALESKQVQFEFDTLFPTPERYIGTIFSSCPKRYHINWYCPRTKLVEVGSHLVCLADIRMNIYSAYGMNGLPWDLVVADLCKNKMPWIDDPRWVFTHDAPQQCTWPANKR